One genomic region from Candidatus Afararchaeum irisae encodes:
- a CDS encoding nitrous oxide reductase accessory protein NosL, with amino-acid sequence MCDDSDHDHSRVHGHSRTSDLTSSNQSRRRFLLSVGATATAATAGCLGLGGTAEAPDPISLESRDHICELCGMVIPMHPGPIAQIFYKDHKPDGPPPKDNPARFCSNWEAFKYEYNHENRGWNSTAFYTTDYSSVDYELYEEGDDTYITAHFEPETFADATELTYLVGSDIKGAMSRDLIGFSEKSEVEKLQTEYGGDIMEYGDVSIETVGVLENSYR; translated from the coding sequence ATGTGCGACGACAGCGACCATGACCACAGCCGTGTTCACGGTCACAGTAGGACTTCCGATCTCACCTCGTCGAATCAGAGTCGACGCCGTTTTCTCCTGAGCGTAGGTGCCACGGCGACCGCGGCGACGGCGGGCTGTCTCGGCTTAGGCGGCACCGCAGAGGCTCCCGATCCGATATCACTCGAAAGTAGAGACCATATCTGCGAGCTCTGTGGCATGGTGATACCGATGCATCCCGGTCCTATTGCCCAGATATTCTACAAGGATCACAAGCCCGACGGTCCACCGCCGAAGGACAACCCCGCTCGTTTCTGTTCGAACTGGGAGGCGTTCAAGTACGAGTACAACCACGAGAACAGGGGATGGAACTCGACGGCTTTCTACACGACGGATTACTCGTCGGTCGACTACGAACTCTACGAAGAGGGCGACGACACGTATATTACCGCACATTTCGAGCCCGAGACCTTCGCCGACGCGACCGAGCTAACCTACCTCGTCGGCTCCGACATCAAGGGAGCGATGTCTCGCGACCTCATAGGCTTCTCCGAAAAATCCGAGGTGGAGAAGCTTCAGACCGAGTACGGCGGCGACATAATGGAGTACGGCGACGTCAGTATAGAGACAGTCGGTGTTCTGGAGAACTCGTATCGGTGA